A single window of Malus sylvestris chromosome 5, drMalSylv7.2, whole genome shotgun sequence DNA harbors:
- the LOC126621228 gene encoding prunin 1 Pru du 6.0101-like translates to MAKLFVFSLCLLLIINCSLGSRQQFQQQNECQFNQLQSREPDNQIQSEAGLTESWNPNDQQFQCAGVAMVRRTIQPNGLHLPSFLNSPQLIYIVQGRGVLGVAFPGCPETFEDSQDRQFQHQQQFQPFQPSRRHGGQGQQQQQSEENQDRHQKVRHIREGDIIALPAGVAYWSYNNGNQDLVAISLLDFSNEQNQLDQQPRRFYLAGNPQDEFSQQQGQRYQQGRQQQQQGRQQQQQGQGGQQERGQQGRRGQQQQGGNGKNLFAGFDTQMLAQALNVDEEIVTRLQGRNDDRNEIVQVQGQLDFVSPFSQGEQEGRRQMGGGGRANGLEETFCSMRLKENIRDPSNADFYSPQAGRVSVVNSGTLPILSALRLSAEHGVLYNNAIYSPYWNLNANELVYVIRGNARVQVVNENGDAILDDQVNEGQVFLIPQNHAVITQAGNQGFEYISFRTNDLALINTMAGRTAVLRAIPEDVLRNAFQIDRQQVRDLKNNRQETRVLSASSSSSRRPWSIMA, encoded by the exons ATGGCTAAgctttttgttttctctctTTGCTTGCTTCTTATAATCAACTGCTCCCTAGGGTCCCGCCAGCAGTTTCAGCAGCAGAATGAGTGCCAGTTCAACCAGCTCCAGTCCCGGGAGCCCGACAACCAGATTCAATCCGAGGCTGGTCTGACCGAGTCCTGGAACCCCAACGACCAGCAGTTCCAATGCGCCGGCGTTGCCATGGTTCGGCGCACCATCCAACCCAACGGCCTTCACTTGCCTTCCTTCCTCAACTCTCCGCAACTCATCTACATTGTTCAag GTAGGGGTGTGTTGGGTGTGGCGTTCCCCGGCTGTCCTGAGACGTTCGAGGATTCTCAGGACCGGCAATTCCAGCACCAACAACAATTCCAGCCGTTCCAGCCCTCCCGACGACACGGAGGACAGGGACAACAACAACAGCAAAGCGAGGAGAACCAAGACCGCCACCAGAAGGTCCGACACATCAGAGAGGGTGATATCATCGCCTTGCCCGCCGGTGTCGCTTACTGGAGCTACAACAACGGCAACCAGGATCTCGTTGCTATCTCCCTCCTTGACTTCAGCAACGAGCAGAACCAGCTCGACCAACAGCCTAGG AGATTTTATCTAGCTGGCAACCCACAAGACGAGTTCAGCCAGCAACAAGGCCAACGGTATCAGCAGGGACGCCAACAGCAACAGCAGGGCCGCCAACAGCAGCAGCAAGGCCAGGGTGGACAGCAAGAACGGGGCCAACAAGGCCGGCGTGGACAGCAGCAACAGGGGGGCAACGGCAAAAACCTCTTTGCCGGATTCGACACTCAGATGCTCGCTCAGGCTCTGAATGTCGACGAAGAGATCGTCACCAGGCTCCAGGGACGGAACGACGACAGGAACGAGATTGTCCAGGTGCAGGGCCAGCTCGACTTTGTCAGCCCATTCAGCCAGGGCGAGCAGGAAGGGAGACGCCAGATGGGAGGAGGAGGCCGCGCCAACGGTTTGGAGGAGACATTCTGCAGCATGAGGCTCAAGGAGAACATCCGCGACCCTTCTAACGCCGACTTCTACAGCCCTCAGGCTGGCCGCGTTTCCGTCGTCAACAGCGGCACCCTCCCCATCCTCAGCGCTCTCCGCCTCAGCGCCGAGCATGGCGTCCTTTATAAC AATGCCATATACAGTCCATACTGGAACCTCAACGCGAACGAACTTGTATACGTGATCAGAGGCAATGCTAGGGTTCAGGTGGTGAACGAGAACGGAGACGCCATCTTGGACGACCAGGTCAACGAGGGACAGGTGTTCTTGATTCCCCAGAACCACGCCGTCATCACCCAGGCAGGCAACCAGGGATTCGAGTACATTTCCTTCAGGACGAATGACTTGGCCCTCATTAACACCATGGCAGGGAGGACTGCCGTGTTGAGGGCGATCCCGGAGGATGTGCTTCGCAATGCCTTCCAGATTGACCGCCAACAGGTCAGGGATCTCAAGAACAACAGGCAGGAGACCCGAGTGTTGAGTGCCAGCTCTTCTTCCTCACGCCGACCATGGTCGATCATGGCATGA
- the LOC126621280 gene encoding uncharacterized protein LOC126621280, producing the protein MKQILVQLSQLALLLLLLLVACSVPTTTARNQRPGFLFTRTTGRCTPQYWGSRREAWPKMVPQTSTVSKVFGSRAYERYRSDLTLLEATVRNDEENAYPRLVKQASAALLNSYARKGYPYTAWEVKTLLIQALVSEKAAALQAQHFSTANEACH; encoded by the exons ATGAAGCAAATATTAGTTCAACTGAGTCAACtcgctcttcttcttcttctgctacttGTTGCCTGCTCTGTTCCCACAACGACGGCCCGAAACCAACGGCCAGGATTTCTCTTCACAAGAACAACAGGAAGATGCACTCCTCA GTATTGGGGGAGCAGGAGGGAGGCGTGGCCGAAGATGGTCCCACAAACATCGACGGTGTCAAAGGTGTTTGGATCACGAGCATACGAACGTTACAGATCCGATCTGACATTGCTTGAAGCGACGGTCAGGAATGACGAGGAGAATGCTTACCCTAGGCTGGTGAAGCAGGCGAGTGCAGCACTGCTGAACTCTTATGCAAGAAAAGGGTATCCTTACACAGCATGGGAGGTCAAGACTTTGTTGATCCAAGCTTTGGTGTCTGAGAAAGCAGCTGCCCTTCAAGCCCAACACTTTTCTACTGCCAATGAGGCTTGTCACTAG
- the LOC126622786 gene encoding uncharacterized protein LOC126622786 yields the protein MPMQLSLMFLVSSLTWLQSYLAVSPVQVQSPGTPPKTLFSAMESVINMMREVEVQEKAVDIVQEQASRGGLDIMVKVEELKRMLAHAKDANDMHAGQVFGDKSILATEARELQSRLLNLSDERDKSLAILN from the exons ATGCCGATGCAGCTGTCCTTGATGTTCTTAGTGAGTTCCCTAACTTGGCTACAGTCATATTTGGCTGTCAGTCCTGTGCAGGTTCAGAGTCCTGGGACTCCACCG AAAACCCTATTTTCAGCCATGGAATCGGTCATCAACATGATGAGAGAAGTGGAGGTCCAGGAGAAAGCGGTGGATATTGTTCAAGAGCAAGCTTCTAGGGGAGGTTTGGATATCATGGTCAAGGTGGAGGAGCTTAAACGGATGTTGGCACATGCAAAAGACGCAAATGACATG CATGCTGGACAAGTCTTTGGGGATAAATCAATTTTAGCAACTGAAGCGAGGGAGCTTCAGTCTCGATTGCTCAACTTATCAGATGAGAGAGATAAATCACTTGCGATTCTTAATTAG
- the LOC126624010 gene encoding mitochondrial import inner membrane translocase subunit TIM44-2-like: MAGRKLVRDLHLYRQPLFLHLTSQQQVSGTRGRLISANGFLGNRRFSVFNEFSKQVKGEATKNPEFQQSVKELKEKAEELKGVKDDFKVRTKQTTEQLYKQVDGAWTEAEATAKKVSANVKEKISAATEEVKGTFGIEKEEASGPSGAKSEHVADDGMKDSSGEHNHQQSGEYKNQQSGSSSTEQTFFGKFRSSVSSSYFSSAFSRVKDAKVTDLAKKGYDIVKGELTGTTTKRKHLEFDPSSTPKVETSSRTDLVAVPQSRWSKKWEAFRMKMQGYPIFKRLDEIRKPVTNKTQEIAEDIRDRWDTSDSPIVHKIQDLNETIFQETDTAASIKEIRRRDPSFSLPDFLSEVQDAVKPVLNAYIKGDLETLKKYCSKEVIERCKAEHDGFKSHGIFFDHKILHISEAEIKETKMMGHSPIIIVMFRTQQVYCVRDRNGDVTDGGKDTIHTVYYAWAMQQVDPEELGEGAIYPIWKVREMQQFGVQALI; encoded by the exons ATGGCGGGCAGAAAGCTAGTGCGAGATTTGCACCTCTACAGACAACCCCTCTTTCTTCATCTGACCTCCCAACAGCAG gTTTCGGGCACGAGAGGTCGATTGATTTCGGCCAATGGGTTTTTGGGGAATCGTCGATTCAGTGTCTTCAATGAGTTTTCGAAGCAAGTCAAAGGAGAAGCTACTAa GAATCCCGAATTTCAACAGTCAGTGAAGGAGCTGAAAGAGAAAGCGGAAgagctcaaaggggttaaagaCGATTTCAAAGTGAG AACGAAGCAGACAACTGAGCAGCTATACAAGCAGGTGGATGGTGCTTGGACAGAGGCAGAAGCAACGGCAAAGAAG GTTTCCGCCAATGTAAAAGAGAAGATCTCTGCTGCCACAGAGGAG GTCAAAGGAACTTTTGGAATTGAGAAAGAAGAGGCTTCAGGGCCTTCTGGTGCAAAATCTGAGCATGTTGCTGATGATGGAATGAAGGACTCGTCTGGGGAACATAATCACCAGCAATCTGGGGAATATAAAAACCAGCAGTCAGGGTCTAGTAGTACTGAACAAACATTTTTTGGAAAATTTAGGTCAAGTGTTTCTTCCTCGTATTTTTCCTCTGCCTTCTCTAGAGTTAAGGATGCAAAGGTTACGGACTTGGCTAAAAAAGGATATGACATTGTAAAGGGTGAGTTAACTGGTACTACAACTAAGAGAAAGCACCTGGAGTTTGATCCTTCTTCGACCCCGAAAGTTGAAACTAGTTCAAGAACGGACCTTGTTGCTGTACCCCAATCTCGCTGGAGTAAAAAGTGGGAGGCTTTCAGAATGAAG ATGCAAGGTTATCCTATATTCAAGCGTCTTGATGAAATACGTAAACCAGTTACAAACAAAACCCAGGAG ATTGCTGAGGACATACGGGATCGTTGGGATACAAGCGATAGCCCAATCGTTCACAAAATTCAGGA TTTAAACGAAACTATTTTTCAAGAAACAGACACCGCTGCATCAATCAAGGAGATACGTCGCCGAGATCC ATCCTTCTCTTTACCAGACTTTTTGTCAGAAGTTCAGGATGCTGTTAAACCTGTGCTGAATGCTTACATCAAG GGGGATCTTGAGACATTGAAGAAGTATTGTAGTAAGGAGGTGATTGAGCGGTGTAAAGCTGAGCATGATGGTTTTAAAAGCCATGGCATCTTTTTCGATCACAAG ATTCTACATATTTCTGAGGCGGAAATAAaagagaccaaaatgatgggACATTCTCCCATTATTATTGTAATG TTCCGAACGCAGCAAGTGTATTGTGTACGAGATAGAAATGGTGATGTAACTGATGGTGGCAAG GACACTATCCACACGGTGTATTATGCCTGGGCAATGCAACAGGTAGATCCAGAAGAACTCGGTGAAGGTGCTATTTATCCAATTTGGAAAGTAAGAGAGATGCAGCAATTCGGAGTTCAAGCCCTCATTTAG
- the LOC126624011 gene encoding uncharacterized protein LOC126624011, which yields MSCLRLRLPPARRAWKSFTSKLQRKLHKPKGIAKPRKNCVKAITAASSSSASPAFFVSSVGLKPYKFLQLRFKRKGRLALRFRYNRRQLPQNRGSAAHVYVDKLFKEPAVTELVGSSEPPVAKCKQATAAAAGAESGAERGSPATADDMWESLGFASPMMHGIDERAEEFIAKFRKEMEVQEKLARDHL from the coding sequence ATGTCTTGCTTGAGATTGAGGCTTCCACCAGCCAGAAGGGCCTGGAAGAGCTTCACCTCCAAACTACAGAGGAAACTCCACAAGCCTAAAGGCATCGCAAAACCCCGAAAAAACTGTGTGAAAGCCATTACTGCTGCTTCTTCATCTTCTGCTTCTCCtgctttttttgtttcttctgttGGACTGAAACCCTACAAGTTTCTCCAGCTGCGTTTTAAACGCAAAGGGCGTCTCGCCCTACGTTTTCGATACAACCGGCGTCAGCTTCCTCAGAACCGTGGTAGCGCTGCGCATGTCTACGTTGACAAGCTTTTTAAAGAGCCTGCTGTGACTGAGTTGGTGGGGAGTTCTGAGCCTCCGGTAGCGAAGTGCAAGCAAGCTACCGCTGCTGCTGCCGGTGCTGAAAGTGGGGCTGAGAGAGGATCTCCTGCGACGGCGGATGATATGTGGGAGTCATTGGGATTTGCTTCCCCAATGATGCACGGGATTGACGAAAGAGCTGAGGAGTTCATAGCCAAATTTAGAAAGGAAATGGAGGTTCAGGAGAAGTTGGCACGTGATCATTTGTAG
- the LOC126623409 gene encoding pre-mRNA-splicing factor SLU7-A-like, producing MATASGSFKSREDHRKQIELEEARKAGLAPAELDEDGKEINPHIPQYMSSAPWYLKHERPSLKHQRKWKSDPNYTTSWYDRGAKIFQADKYRKGACENCGASTHDSKSCMDRPRKVGAKWTNTHIAPDEKIETFELDYDGKRDRWNGYDATSYALVVERYESRDEARKKFLKEQQLKKLEEKNNNPNGEDKVSDVDEDEDEDEDDLRVDEAKVDESKQMDFAKVEKRVRTTGGGSTGTVRNLRIREDTAKYLLNLDVNSAHYDPKTRSMREDPLPDADPNEKFYGGDNRYRNSGQAMEFKELNIHAWEAFEKGQDIHMQAAPSQAELLYKNYQVIKENLKSKTKDTVLEKYGNAANEEEFPRELLLGQSEREVEYDRAGRIIKGQDIALPRSKYEEDVYVNNHTTVWGSWWKDHQWGYRCCKQVTRNSYCTGAAGIEAAEAATDLMKANIARKEANGDVPAPVEEKRPATWGTDIPDDLVLDEKLLAEALKKEDQRKREERDERKRKYNVKWNDDVTAEDMEAYRMKKVHHDDPMKDFLN from the exons ATGGCGACCGCTTCAG GGTCATTCAAATCTAGGGAAGACCATCGTAAGCAAATAGAATTGGAAGAAGCGCGTAAAGCTGGGCTTGCACCAGCTGAACTGGACGAGGATGGAAAAGAGATTAATCCTCATATTCCCCAATATATGTCATCTGCTCCTTGGTATCTCAAACACGAGAGGCCT AGCTTGAAACATCAAAGGAAATGGAAATCAGATCCAAATTATACAACATCATGGTATGACAGAGGTGCAAAGATATTCCAGGCTGATAAATATAGAAAGGGTGCATGTGAGAA CTGTGGTGCCAGTACACACGACTCCAAGTCATGCATGGATAGGCCCAGGAAAGTGGGAGCAAAGTGGACAAACACACACATTGCTCCTGATGAGAAGATAGAGACTTTTGAGCTTGACTATGATGGAAAGCGGGACCGCTGGAATGGATATGATGCAACGAGCTATGCTCTTGTAGTAGAGAGATATGAATCAAGAGATGAAGCTCGAAAGAAATTCTTAAAGGAACAGCAACTCAAGAAATTAGAGGAGAAAAATAATAATCCAAATGGCGAGGACAAGGTTAGTGATGTGGATGAAGATGAAGACGAGGATGAGGATGATTTGAGGGTAGATGAAGCCAAGGTTGATGAGAGTAAACAAATGGACTTTGCAAAGGTTGAGAAGCGTGTACGTACAACTGGTGGTGGAAGCACAGGAACTGTCAG gaaTTTGCGTATTCGTGAGGATACAGCGAAATATCTTTTGAACCTCGATGTCAACTCTGCACATTATGACCCCAAAACCCGATCTATGCGGGAAGACCCTCTTCCAGATGCTGATCCGAATGAGAAGTTTTATGGGGGTGATAATCGATATAGAAATAGTGGTCAAGCCATGGAGTTCAAGGAGCTCAACATCCATGCTTGGGAAGCATTTGAGAAGGGACAAGATATCCACATGCAAGCAGCGCCTTCCCAGGCGGAGTTGCTTTATAAGAATTATCAGGTGATCAAGGAGAATTTGAAgtcaaaaacaaaagacactGTTCTGGAGAAGTACGGCAATGCAGCTAATGAAGAAGAATTTCctagggagcttctactgggaCAAAGTGAAAGGGAAGTTGAATATGATCGTGCTGGGAGAATCATCAAGGGCCAG GATATAGCACTTCCCAGAAGCAAGTATGAAGAAGATGTCTATGTCAATAACCACACCACTGTATGGGGTTCATGGTGGAAGGATCATCAATGGGGCTACAGGTGTTGTAAGCAGGTTACTCGCAATAGCTATTGCACGGGCGCTGCTGGAATTGAGGCTGCTGAGGCTGCAACTGATCTTATGAAGGCTAACATTGCGCGTAAAGAGGCCAATGGAG ATGTGCCTGCACCAGTGGAGGAGAAAAGACCTGCTACTTGGGGAACTGATATCCCAGATGATTTGGTTTTAGATGAGAAATTACTTGCTGAAGCTCTTAAGAAG GAGgatcagagaaagagagaagagagagacgaGAGAAAGCGCAAATACAATGTTAAATGGAACGATGATGTTACTGCTGAGGATATGGAAGCCTATAGGATGAAGAAGGTCCACCATGATGATCCAATGAAGGACTTTCTGAACTAA
- the LOC126620667 gene encoding transcription factor MYB30-like, producing MVRAPCCAKMGLKKGIWTPEEDHILVTYIQQHGHGNWRALPKLAGLLRCGKSCRLRWTNYLRPDIKRGNFSKEEEDTIINLHQILGNRWSQIAARLPGRTDNEIKNVWHTHLKKKLKSNHTEPESKPHFYSIKMEQELDPVDNSSCYAKSESLDCGPVSPSQCTSSGTSSVTTGDDDNNNNDACMKFDDYQTNLPVADDSFWSEVLSAGNSDEIVNEFQAFGGDPRVNVGPTDGGFSLDMYNDNNMDFWFNNFLGAGEIPELLEFDMSIRKAVL from the exons ATGGTTAGAGCTCCTTGCTGTGCGAAGATGGGGTTGAAGAAAGGGATTTGGACTCCAGAAGAAGATCACATACTTGTCACTTACATTCAGCAGCATGGCCATGGAAACTGGAGAGCTCTCCCAAAACTAGCTG GTTTGTTAAGGTGTGGAAAAAGTTGTAGACTCAGATGGACAAACTACTTGAGGCCAGATATCAAAAGAGGAAATTTtagcaaggaagaagaagacaccATCATCAACTTACATCAAATATTGGGGAATAG ATGGTCACAAATCGCGGCGAGATTGCCTGGTCGCACAgacaatgaaataaaaaatgtatGGCACacccatttgaaaaaaaaactgaaatcgaACCACACCGAACCAGAGTCTAAGCCACATTTCTACTCTATCAAAATGGAGCAAGAGCTAGACCCCGTTGATAATTCTTCATGTTATGCAAAATCTGAGAGCTTGGATTGTGGGCCCGTTTCGCCGTCTCAATGTACTTCCAGTGGCACGTCATCTGTTACGACCGGCGACgacgacaacaacaacaacgatgcatgcatgaaatttgatgattaccaaacaaatttaCCGGTAGCGGATGATAGTTTTTGGTCGGAAGTCTTATCAGCCGGGAATTCTGATGAGATTGTGAATGAGTTTcaggcatttggtggtgatccACGAGTGAATGTTGGACCTACTGATGGTGGTTTTAGTTTAGATATGTACAATGACAACAACATGGATTTTTGGTTTAATAATTTCCTGGGAGCTGGGGAAATTCCAGAATTGTTAGAATTTGATATGTCAATAAGGAAGGCTGTTTTATGA